A window from Bdellovibrionales bacterium encodes these proteins:
- a CDS encoding triose-phosphate isomerase encodes MKIFAANWKLFKSPKETREFFAQWGEAFQGSGKNEVVFFPSAISLEAASTSIQKLNVKYPLNFGVQNAYTQATGAFTGENSVAVVKELGAKYVLIGHSERRQLFGEKNELLADKVAFTQSQGLVPMLCIGETLQEREGNHTKDVLKTQLTQGLAKADKSKPLVVAYEPVWAIGTGKVATPEQVQETHKDVFEILKGLGFTAPILYGGSVKPDNAGGLAALPHVDGFLVGGASLEVASFQKICSI; translated from the coding sequence ATGAAAATTTTTGCTGCTAACTGGAAGCTTTTTAAATCTCCCAAAGAGACTCGTGAATTTTTCGCTCAATGGGGTGAAGCTTTCCAGGGTAGCGGCAAAAATGAAGTGGTGTTTTTTCCGTCAGCAATTTCTCTTGAGGCGGCAAGCACTTCAATTCAAAAACTCAATGTAAAATACCCTCTCAATTTCGGCGTGCAAAACGCTTACACTCAAGCAACGGGTGCCTTCACAGGTGAAAACTCGGTCGCTGTGGTGAAAGAGCTCGGCGCGAAGTATGTTCTGATCGGGCACAGTGAGCGTCGTCAGTTGTTTGGCGAAAAGAACGAACTGCTTGCCGACAAAGTGGCGTTCACACAGAGCCAAGGTCTTGTCCCGATGCTTTGTATCGGTGAAACTTTGCAAGAGCGCGAAGGCAACCACACCAAAGACGTTTTGAAAACTCAGCTGACTCAAGGGCTTGCGAAAGCGGACAAATCAAAGCCGCTCGTGGTGGCTTATGAGCCTGTTTGGGCGATCGGCACCGGTAAAGTGGCAACGCCGGAGCAAGTGCAAGAGACTCACAAAGACGTCTTTGAAATCCTGAAAGGCCTTGGTTTTACAGCGCCGATTCTCTACGGTGGCAGTGTAAAACCGGACAATGCTGGCGGCCTTGCGGCCCTTCCCCACGTCGATGGGTTCCTTGTAGGGGGCGCTTCGCTGGAAGTGGCTTCCTTCCAAAAAATCTGTAGTATCTAG
- the gap gene encoding type I glyceraldehyde-3-phosphate dehydrogenase, protein MAKLRVGINGFGRIGRVFFRAGFEKLDIVGINTLDSIEGDAHLLKYDSAHGRFGADVSHDGENLIVNGKKIHVSKTRNPAEIPWKAWGVDLVLDCTGAFKTKEEFTQHIQAGAKKVMVSGPAEKGADLTLVYGINHTQYDAAKHTVVSNASCTTNCLAPLAKVLNDKFGIDHGTMMTIHSYTNDQKILDAPHKDLRRARAAAVSMIPTTTGAAKNVGLVLPELKGKIDGTSVRVPTPNVSLVDFTFQAKTDVTKEAVNNALIEASKGALKGILAVETSELVSIDFNGNTHSSIVDLASTMVVGPRMVKVLAWYDNETGFSNRMVDVAQYMASKGM, encoded by the coding sequence ATGGCAAAATTGCGTGTTGGTATTAATGGTTTCGGTCGTATCGGTCGTGTATTTTTCAGAGCTGGTTTTGAAAAACTCGACATCGTCGGTATCAACACGTTGGACAGCATCGAGGGTGATGCTCACTTGCTGAAGTATGACTCGGCTCACGGCCGTTTCGGTGCGGATGTTTCTCACGACGGTGAAAACTTGATCGTGAACGGCAAAAAGATTCACGTGTCTAAAACTCGCAACCCTGCTGAGATTCCTTGGAAAGCGTGGGGCGTTGACTTGGTTTTGGATTGCACAGGCGCTTTCAAAACAAAAGAAGAGTTCACACAACACATTCAAGCCGGCGCGAAAAAAGTCATGGTTTCTGGCCCTGCTGAAAAAGGTGCGGACCTCACTTTGGTTTACGGGATCAACCACACTCAGTACGATGCTGCAAAACACACAGTCGTATCAAACGCGTCTTGCACGACAAACTGCTTGGCACCTCTCGCAAAAGTTTTGAATGATAAATTCGGTATCGATCATGGCACAATGATGACGATCCACTCTTACACGAACGATCAGAAAATTTTGGATGCTCCTCACAAAGATTTGCGCCGTGCTCGTGCAGCAGCGGTGAGCATGATTCCTACAACAACCGGTGCTGCGAAAAACGTGGGCCTTGTGTTGCCGGAACTCAAAGGCAAAATCGACGGCACCTCTGTGCGCGTGCCAACTCCGAACGTGAGCTTGGTGGATTTCACTTTCCAAGCCAAAACAGACGTGACGAAAGAAGCTGTGAACAACGCTTTGATCGAAGCTTCTAAAGGCGCTTTGAAAGGCATCCTTGCGGTTGAGACTTCTGAATTGGTTTCTATCGACTTTAACGGCAACACACACTCTTCCATCGTAGACTTGGCTTCTACGATGGTTGTAGGCCCGCGCATGGTGAAAGTTCTTGCTTGGTACGATAACGAAACTGGCTTCTCGAACCGCATGGTCGACGTTGCTCAATACATGGCTTCTAAGGGAATGTAA
- a CDS encoding phosphoglycerate kinase encodes MANKGLKGIKTVREMDVTGKVVFLRLDLNVPLEDGKITDETRIVASLPTVQYLMEKGAKIVMCSHLGRPKSEADRQFSLEPVAKRMSELLKSEVILWEDIESDGIKALLQNLKKNQLLLLENVRFAPGETKDSEELATVWAGYSDVYVNDAFGASHRAHASIHALPNIMKEKAIGFLIEKEITMLESLLENPKRPYLAVLGGSKVSDKIAVIEKFLDIVDGFIIGGAMAYTFLKAKGHNIGKSLVETDKLNYARQMIERIEARDKTLLLPVDHVVTTSISDTKSAHVTNDVNIPDNELGVDIGPKTQRAYTVALSEAATVFWNGPMGVFETPEFSKGTFAIAKALAENTGNKIVGGGDSAAAAEASGYADKMTHISTGGGASLEYLQGDRLPGLEILRARIR; translated from the coding sequence ATGGCAAACAAGGGACTTAAAGGGATTAAGACAGTTCGTGAAATGGACGTAACGGGGAAAGTTGTTTTCCTCCGTTTGGATTTGAACGTTCCTCTCGAGGACGGAAAAATCACGGACGAGACTCGTATCGTAGCGAGCTTGCCGACGGTTCAGTACTTGATGGAAAAAGGCGCAAAGATCGTCATGTGCTCTCACTTGGGCCGTCCGAAATCTGAAGCCGATCGCCAGTTCTCTTTGGAGCCGGTAGCAAAGCGTATGTCTGAGCTCCTCAAGTCGGAAGTCATCCTTTGGGAAGACATCGAGAGCGACGGTATCAAGGCGCTCTTGCAAAACTTGAAAAAGAATCAGTTGCTCCTTTTGGAAAACGTGCGTTTTGCTCCGGGCGAAACGAAAGACAGCGAAGAGTTGGCAACAGTATGGGCTGGCTACTCTGACGTTTACGTGAACGATGCTTTCGGGGCTTCTCACAGAGCGCACGCGAGCATTCATGCTTTGCCAAATATCATGAAAGAAAAAGCGATTGGTTTCTTGATCGAAAAAGAAATCACAATGTTGGAAAGCCTTTTGGAAAATCCAAAACGTCCTTACTTGGCAGTTCTTGGTGGATCTAAGGTGTCTGACAAAATTGCGGTGATCGAGAAGTTCCTTGATATCGTTGATGGCTTCATCATCGGTGGCGCGATGGCTTATACTTTCTTGAAAGCAAAAGGCCACAACATCGGTAAATCATTGGTTGAAACCGATAAGCTGAATTACGCACGTCAAATGATCGAGCGTATTGAAGCCCGTGACAAGACTTTGCTTTTGCCTGTGGATCACGTTGTAACGACGTCTATCAGCGATACAAAATCAGCACATGTGACGAACGATGTGAATATTCCTGACAATGAACTGGGTGTCGACATCGGCCCGAAAACACAACGTGCTTACACCGTCGCGTTGAGTGAAGCGGCGACGGTTTTCTGGAACGGTCCTATGGGCGTTTTTGAAACTCCGGAGTTTTCTAAAGGCACTTTCGCCATTGCGAAAGCGTTGGCAGAAAACACGGGTAACAAGATCGTGGGTGGCGGTGACTCTGCAGCGGCGGCGGAAGCTTCTGGTTATGCAGACAAGATGACTCACATTTCTACAGGTGGTGGCGCGAGCTTGGAATATCTCCAAGGGGATCGTTTGCCAGGTCTTGAAATTCTTCGTGCACGTATCAGATAG
- a CDS encoding class I SAM-dependent methyltransferase codes for MKCILCESTRTAAFAVEKKPARNYFHCDQCDLIFMDPDERLLPEQEKARYDQHQNEDTSGYRQFLAPLIQDIQNYSVMLGKHAPDVKILDYGCGPTAFLGSMLSELAYRPANYDPFYLTDQKPLQTSYDVITSTEVWEHFHHPREEITQLMKILKTFGLLAVMTAAHPGVGLFHDWQYRRDLTHVIFFTEKTMRWIADHFNLDLIKAQTPYWVFQKKA; via the coding sequence ATGAAATGCATTCTCTGTGAGTCGACTAGAACTGCCGCTTTTGCCGTGGAAAAGAAACCGGCGCGCAATTACTTCCACTGCGACCAGTGCGACCTCATTTTTATGGATCCCGATGAGCGCCTGCTGCCTGAGCAGGAAAAAGCCCGCTACGACCAGCACCAGAACGAAGACACCAGCGGATACCGTCAGTTTTTAGCTCCTCTGATTCAGGACATTCAAAACTACAGCGTGATGCTTGGTAAACACGCACCGGACGTGAAAATCCTCGATTACGGGTGTGGCCCGACAGCATTTTTGGGCTCGATGCTCAGCGAGCTTGCTTACAGGCCCGCGAACTATGACCCGTTCTACCTCACTGACCAGAAACCGCTGCAAACAAGCTACGACGTGATCACCAGCACCGAGGTGTGGGAACATTTCCATCACCCGCGCGAAGAAATCACTCAGCTCATGAAGATTTTAAAAACCTTCGGTTTGCTGGCCGTGATGACGGCCGCCCACCCGGGTGTTGGGCTTTTCCACGATTGGCAGTATCGCCGCGATTTGACCCATGTGATTTTCTTTACTGAAAAAACCATGCGCTGGATCGCCGACCACTTCAATTTGGATCTGATCAAAGCGCAAACCCCATACTGGGTTTTCCAGAAAAAGGCTTAA